The segment ATCAACTACCAAATTGTCAAAGAACAAAAATCCCTGATTGGCTCCGGCCAGTTGTCAAACGGGTCGGTGCCGTTCAGGGACTAGGTATTCTAACAAGCGATCAGGCTGTGTCAACAGCCCGCGAAAAATTTTCTCCGCGACGGTTCTGCCCGATGAGTTGCCCAGACCTGAATCGCCAGGACGCCCCTCCAACAATTGAATTCTAATGCTATCGGCACGGGTTGTCTAGCGGTTGATTCTATCTCCGCGAGGCAGGAATTTATAGAGCACCAGTCGGTCGGCACACAGCAGGTTTTGGCCCCGCTGATCAAAGACGGGCGAAGGGAATTCGTCCCGCGAAACAAGTTCATATCGCTCGCTCATCGCATCGAGCCAGGCACGGCAGGCCGCGTCTTGATATTGGTAGACCTGGGCCCGGTATTCGACCACGTGCAGCGGCCAGTCGTGCGAGACCCGCTGCCAATCGACCGGCCCGCCGCGGGCGTGCCGCGGCGAATAAATCTGCTGATTGCAGAGGTACATCGCCGACCAGCCGAGATGGCGGAAGGTGCCCGGCGCAAACTCCCGGCCGAGATCGCGGTACAAACACGCGGCCTCGCCGCCGAACTCCACGCTCGGCCAGAGCCAGCGGGCAAAATCGCGATAGCGTGCGTCGGTCGGCGATTTATACGGGCAGACAAAATCGCGGCCGATCGTACCCAGCGGGATCAACGCCAACACGATGAGCCCCCCCGCCAGCCTCCGCCAACGCAGGTTATCCATCGGGACGTAGCTGACTTCGTGAGAAGTCAGGCCGGCTTCGCGGGTGATCCCCAAAATTCCCACGAATTCTGCTACGCGCCTTACGCGATTGCGGCGACGGGCGATGAGTGCGGCGCCGCCCACGCCCAGCAAAACGCAGATGGCCGGCGCCAGGTATTGCGAGAATTTCACGTGCCCGCCGTAGGGAAAGCGTCCCATCAGCGCCGCCACCAAGTTCAAGGCCGGCGGCGCGAGGCACAGCACCAGCAAACGATGTTGCCGGGCACGGAACAAGGCGATCGTGCCCGTAACGACCAGCAAGAACGTGACGATGCTGGCTCCCCGTTCTCCGCCCAGGGGGATAGCCAGCAGGTCGCCCGTGTGGGTCTTAAAGAGCCAGACGATCCACTCGACCGGCGATCCAAGCGAAGGGAGGTGCTCTTTCCAGTAATCCTGCATCCAAGCCAGCTCGGCCTCGCTCTGGCCCTTGGCGGCAAAGCCGAGCAACAGCAAAAACGCCGACAGCAGAGACGCGTTGTAAAGCAGCCAGCCCGACCAGCCGCCTTGCTTTTCCCTACTCGGTTTTGACAAACGTCTCCGACAATCAAGGTAGGGTGGGACCAGCGAGCTTGCGAGCGCCGGCCCACCATCAACGACGTTGCCCTCGGTGGGCCGGCGCTCGCAAGCTCGCTGGTCCCACCCTACGCCAAACAGCACCACGGCCATCAACAGGCTGATGCCGCCGCAGACAAACACCGCCGGATACGAGAGGCCGATCGCCAGCGGCGCGAAGCCGATGAGCACGGTCAGCCAAAGCGTGCGGCGGCTGCCTCGCCACCATTCGACCCCCGCCGTCAGCAACACCAGTGCCACGAGCTGATCGGGGCCGTAAGGCTTGGCCTCGGCGGCGTAGCGAATGCCCGAATAGCTCGCGCAGAAGGCGGCCACCGCGAGCAGCCGGGCGGGACCTGTCAGCAGCCCCACGGCAAGCTGCCGAAACAGGAGCAGGCTGCCCGCGCTGCAAACGAACGGAAACAGCCGTAGCGACCACTCGTTGAAGCCCAACAGCTTGACCGCGGTCAGCTCGATGGCCAGAAACAACAACGGCGCCACCTGGTGATAATTGAGCGGCCGCAGCAGGTCGCCGTAGGGGCGGTCGATGAAGTTCGACACCAGAAAACACTCGTCTTCCCAGAGCGGAAAGCAAAGCAGAAACCGGACGGCGCGGGCCGCCAGCGCCAGAGCGACGAACGCCCAGATAAGTTGTTCTTGCCGTCGCGGATCGAGCCCGACGTCGTTACTGGCCGCAATCGGCTCCCGCTCAGAGGGCAACACCGAGCGCGGGCGTGGAGCCCTCAGAATCGACGACGCGGGCGACATTCGGCACTCCCTTGCCTCAAGACGCGAAACAACTGCCCCGCGAGAATTATATCGCCTGAACCCTGAACCCTGAACCCCGAACCCTTGCTCACTCCACGGGGGCCGACTTCAACGGGATGGTCACAGAGAGCTTGTGGTGCGAGGCCAATCTCGACACGAGCATCACCAGATTCGATGCCTGCGTCTGGGTCGCCGGCTCCTGCACGAACACGTCATCGGCGCCCGACTCTTTCATTTCGGCCGCCAGTCGGTCGAACACTTTGGCCGAAAGGGGGCCGCGATAGACCAACGCCATGGCTTGCGACTGCTCGATCGCGGCCAACGCCTTTTCGTTCCGCTGCCGAAGCTGGGTCTGTACGTAGCGTTCTTCGGGCGTCAGCAGTGCCTCTTGCTTTTTGCAAACTGCGTCGCAAAGCGTCGTCAACTCAGGCTCGGCCTCGTCGCTGGCGATGAGCACCAACGAGCCGGGCTTGGCCGCCGCTTCGAACTCGAACACGCTGCCGTCGGTCGGCAACTCGACCGGTTGGTCGTGCTTGACCAGACGCGGCGAGTTCTTGTCGCTGGGCAGCAAGCACCGCCGGCAGCCCGCCTCGTCCTCGAAGAAGACATAAAGGAACAAATCCTGCAAAGACTGAATGCGAACTCGGATCTGATCGCCTTGCTTGAAGCGGTAGCTTTGCGTATCGACCGGTACGTCGACTCCGTCCTTACGCAGCAGCACCGTATATTCCAGGGCCACGACGCGCTCGCCGCTGAGCGGAAAAGCGGCGGGCTGATTGCCGTCTTGCGCGTCCTTGTGGTGGCCGATATATTGGCGCACCACCTCGCGGTAAGCCGGCACGGCCGGTTCGGCAGCCACCGCGAGACAACATGCCACCACAGCGCAGCAACCGACGGCTTGCGCCAAAATGCGTTTCATGCCTGGGACCCTCGACTTGTTACACGCCGCTTCCCTTTGGCCAGCAATGCTCGTGCCGCAGGGCGTGCTATTCATATCATACCAAGGCCGGACGTTTGTGGCAGATGCGGGCGGAGATTTTTTTGAGACGAAGGACGCGGCCGGGGCGAAGATTCGACAAAAACCGTTTCGGCGGCTATCATGCCCTAGCAATCCGGCACGTCTCCAAGATTACCGATTTGAAAGGAACCCATGCCATGGCAGACTCTGATTTGACTCGACGCGATTTCCAACGGCTCAGCATGGCGGCCCTGGGCGGCGCCTTGGCCGGCGCGCAGCTCGGCTATGCCGCGGACGAAAAGGAAGAAAAGAACCCGCTTTTGTCCGATCCGCACGTCTGCCGCGGCATCAACACCTGCAAAGGCAAAGGCGCCGACAAGAAGAACGCCTGTGCCGGGCAAGGAACGTGCGCCACCGCCAAGGCCCACTCCTGCCACGCCGAAAACGAGTGCAAGGGACAGGGCGGCTGCGGAGCCAAGCCGGGCGAAAACGCCTGCAAAGGCAAGGGCGAGTGTGCGATTCCGCTCTCCAACCCTGCCTGGAAAAAAGCCCGTAAACGCTTCGAAGAGCTGATGAAGAAAGCCGGCAAGAAGTTCGGCGATGCCCCCCCGAAAAAGAAATAACTACCGCCAACTCTCCGGCACAAGGGCGAGGAGTTTTTACGTGAATACGGAACAGGTTTCACTTCGGGACGATGCCGAGTCGGCTGTCCGCTTGCGCTACGCCGCCGCGGCCGAGCAGGTGGAGCAGGAGCTTTGCTGCCCGATCGAGTACAACGCCGATTACCTGAAGGTCATCCCGCAGGAGATTATCGACCGCGATTACGGCTGCGGCGATCCGACGCCTTGGGTCCGGCCGGGCGAAACCGTGCTCGACCTCGGCTCGGGCGGCGGCAAGGTCTGCTTCATCGCGGCGCAGATCGTCGGCCCCCAAGGTCGCGTGATCGGGGTCGATTGCAATCCGCAAATGCTCGATCTTGCGCGGCGGAACCGGTCGACGGTAGCTGAGCGGCTCGGCTATGCCAACGTCGAGTTCCGTTGCGGGTTGATCCAGGATCTTCAGCT is part of the Pirellulales bacterium genome and harbors:
- a CDS encoding DUF4384 domain-containing protein, encoding MKRILAQAVGCCAVVACCLAVAAEPAVPAYREVVRQYIGHHKDAQDGNQPAAFPLSGERVVALEYTVLLRKDGVDVPVDTQSYRFKQGDQIRVRIQSLQDLFLYVFFEDEAGCRRCLLPSDKNSPRLVKHDQPVELPTDGSVFEFEAAAKPGSLVLIASDEAEPELTTLCDAVCKKQEALLTPEERYVQTQLRQRNEKALAAIEQSQAMALVYRGPLSAKVFDRLAAEMKESGADDVFVQEPATQTQASNLVMLVSRLASHHKLSVTIPLKSAPVE